One genomic window of Centropristis striata isolate RG_2023a ecotype Rhode Island chromosome 20, C.striata_1.0, whole genome shotgun sequence includes the following:
- the borcs7 gene encoding BLOC-1-related complex subunit 7, whose translation MASAESQPRFGQSVKGLLSDKVGSCSGDVIALTRQVLKGSRSQELLGQAARNMVIQEDAILHSEDSLRKMSIITTHLQYQQEAIQKNVEHSKNLQDQLRHLLK comes from the exons ATGGCGTCAGCTGAGTCGCAGCCGCGGTTCGGTCAGTCTGTCAAAGGTTTATTATCCGATAAAGTGGGCTCATGTAGCGGGGACGTGATCGCACTGACCCGCCAGGTGCTGAAAGGATCCCGCAGCCAAgag CTTCTTGGTCAAGCAGCCAGAAACATGGTGATTCAGGAGGACGCCATCCTGCACTCTGAGGAC AGTCTGAGAAAAATGTCCATTATCACCACACATTTACAATACCA GCAGGAGGCCATCCAGAAGAA TGTGGAGCACTCTAAGAACCTGCAGGACCAGCTGAGACACCTGCTGAAGTGa
- the LOC131993625 gene encoding steroid 17-alpha-hydroxylase/17,20 lyase, translating to MLKHYPLSGPSAMDTTSFLCVFLATVLALLALQLKRRMSTRAPQEAPHLPALPLIGSLLSLRSPHAPHVLFKKLQEKYGQTYSLMMGSHCVIIINQHKHAKEVLLKKGKIFAGRPRTVTTDVLTRDGKDIAFGDYGATWRFHRKIVHGALCMFGEGSASIEKIIYAEAQSLCSFLAEAAAARLSLDLSPELTRAVTNVICSLCFNSSYHRGDQEFEAMLRYSQGIVDTVAKDSLVDIFPWLQIFPNADLRLLKQCVSVRDELLQKKYNEHKADYSDHVQRDLLDALLRAKRSAENNNTAEISAESVALSDDHLLMTVGDIFGAGVETTTTVLKWAITYLIHHPQVQRRIQEELDSKVGGDRSPQLSDRGSLPYLEATIREVLRIRPVAPLLIPHVALSDTSIGDFKVRKGTRVIINLWSLHHDEKEWENPELFDPGRFLNTEGTGLIIPSPSYLPFGAGVRVCLGEALAKMELFLFLSWILQRFSLSVPPGHSLPNLEGKFGVVLQPAKYKVNAMPRPGWERNKSPIC from the exons ATGCTAAAACATTACCCTCTTTCAGGGCCCTCTGCTATGGATACAACTTCGTTTCTATGCGTGTTTCTGGCCACGGTCCTGGCTTTGTTAGCGCTGCAGTTGAAGCGCAGGATGTCCACACGTGCCCCCCAGGAAGCCCCTCACCTGCCAGCACTACCCCTGATCGGCAGTCTGCTGAGTCTGCGGAGCCCACACGCTCCTCATGTGCTTTTCAAAAAACTGCAGGAGAAATATGGACAGACATACTCTCTGATGATGGGCTCCCACTGcgtcatcatcatcaaccaACACAAACACGCCAAAGAAGTGTTGCTGAAGAAGGGAAAGATATTTGCTGGAAGACCAAGAACT GTAACCACAGATGTTTTGACCAGAGATGGAAAAGACATTGCATTTGGAGACTACGGTGCTACCTGGAGATTCCACAGGAAAATAGTGCATGGGGCTTTGTGCATGTTCGGAGAGGGCTCTGCCTCCATTGAAAAGATCA TCTATGCGGAGGCCCAGTCTCTGTGCTCCTTCCTGGCTGAGGCTGCAGCTGCTAGACTGTCCTTGGATCTGTCTCCGGAGCTGACACGGGCCGTCACCAACGTCATCTGTTCGCTCTGTTTCAACTCTTCCTACCACCGAGGAGACCAGGAGTTTGAGGCCATGCTGCGCTACAGCCAGGGCATAGTGGACACTGTGGCAAAGGACAGCCTGGTGGACATCTTCCCCTGGTTACAG ATTTTCCCTAATGCAGACCTGCGTCTTCtaaagcagtgtgtttcagtcaGAGACGAACTGCTGCAGAAGAAATACAATGAACACAAG GCAGACTACAGTGACCATGTGCAGAGAGACCTGCTGGACGCCCTGCTGAGAGCCAAACGCAGCGCCgagaacaacaacacagcagagaTCAGTGCAGAATCTGTGGCTCTCAGTGACGACCACCTCCTCATGACTGTGGGAGACATTTTTGGAGCTGGTGTGGAAACCACCACCACTGTACTGAAATGGGCCATCACCTACCTCATCCATCACCCACAG gTGCAGAGGCGaatccaggaggagctggacagtAAGGTGGGGGGGGATCGGTCCCCCCAGCTCAGTGACAGAGGCAGCCTGCCCTACCTAGAGGCCACCATCAGGGAGGTGTTACGGATCCGCCCTGTGGCCCCTCTGCTCATCCCCCACGTGGCCCTCAGTGACACCAG CATCGGGGACTTCAAAGTGAGAAAAGGAACTCGAGTCATCATCAACCTGTGGTCTCTGCACCATGATGAGAAGGAATGGGAAAACCCGGAGCTGTTTGACCCTG gtCGGTTCTTGAACACTGAAGGCACAGGTTTGATTATTCCGTCGCCCAGCTATCTGCCGTTCGGTGCTGGGGTCAGAGTGTGTCTGGGCGAGGCCTTGGCCAAGATGGAACTCTTCCTCTTCCTATCGTGGATCCTACAgcgcttctctctctctgtcccaccGGGACACTCTCTGCCCAATCTGGAGGGAAAGTTTGGTGTGGTCCTCCAGCCGGCCAAGTACAAGGTGAACGCTATGCCAAGACCAGGCTGGGAGAGAAACAAGTCCCCGATATGTTGA